In a genomic window of Apium graveolens strain L.+W99A mitochondrion, complete genome:
- the orf102a gene encoding hypothetical protein, which produces MRVWYAAWRVRPGVKFFDYALLGDYIVIADPVVAKSYLEVMEGCKVTISKEKSLISNVSALEFAKRFMVYSIRLHFTLVLCPFGFSVLSLLEFPLSCFRNCE; this is translated from the coding sequence ATGCGGGTGTGGTATGCAGCATGGAGGGTACGCCCTGGGGTGAAGTTCTTTGATTATGCTCTACTGGGCGATTACATTGTCATCGCGGATCCAGTAGTCGCGAAGTCATATCTTGAGGTTATGGAGGGATGTAAGGTGACCATATCAAAAGAAAAGTCCCTCATCTCTAACGTGAGTGCTCTAGAATTTGCTAAAAGATTTATGGTCTATTCTATAAGGTTACACTTTACTTTAGTCCTGTGTCCCTTCGGGTTCTCCGTACTCTCTCTTCTGGAGTTTCCACTTTCCTGTTTTCGGAACTGCGAGTAA
- the orf115c gene encoding hypothetical protein translates to MWCGFISLDLFRFKGGVIEGTQALDLFSMAGDFFRIQSVLGRQGRRIGSRGDAYASSLSIGFPSFAVSGEGDKGEAPNMFYPQPPSVISHLNSPFLFTSTLRATTSSPFTSKGKR, encoded by the coding sequence ATGTGGTGCGGGTTCATCTCTCTCGACCTGTTCAGGTTCAAGGGGGGGGTGATCGAGGGGACCCAGGCTTTAGATCTCTTCTCTATGGCGGGAGATTTCTTTCGTATCCAGAGTGTGTTGGGGAGGCAGGGAAGACGGATTGGGTCGAGAGGCGATGCTTATGCCTCTTCTTTATCGATAGGATTCCCATCATTTGCAGTCTCCGGCGAAGGAGACAAGGGCGAGGCACCGAACATGTTCTATCCTCAACCTCCATCCGTCATTAGTCATCTAAATTCGCCTTTCCTATTCACCAGTACACTGCGCGCTACAACTAGCAGCCCCTTTACTAGTAAGGGAAAACGCTAG
- the nad9 gene encoding NADH dehydrogenase subunit 9 translates to MDNQFIFKYSWETLPKKWVKKMERSEHGNRSDTNTDYPFPLLCFLKLHTYTRVQVLIDICGVDHPSRKRRFEVVYNLLSTRYNSRIRVQTSADEVTRISPVVSLFSSAGRWEREVWDMFGVSSINHPDLRRISTDYGFEGHPLRKDLPLSGYVEVRYDDPEKRVVSEPIEMTQEFRYFDSASPWEQRSDG, encoded by the coding sequence ATGGATAACCAATTCATTTTCAAATATAGTTGGGAGACTTTACCCAAGAAATGGGTAAAAAAAATGGAAAGATCGGAACATGGGAATAGATCTGATACCAATACGGACTACCCATTTCCGTTGTTGTGCTTTCTTAAATTGCATACCTATACAAGGGTTCAAGTTTTGATCGATATTTGCGGAGTTGATCATCCCTCTCGAAAACGCAGATTTGAAGTGGTCTATAATTTACTGAGTACTCGGTATAACTCACGCATTCGTGTACAAACCAGTGCAGACGAAGTAACACGAATATCTCCGGTAGTCAGTCTATTTTCATCAGCCGGCCGGTGGGAGCGAGAAGTTTGGGATATGTTTGGTGTTTCTTCCATCAATCATCCGGATCTACGCCGTATATCAACAGATTATGGTTTCGAGGGTCATCCATTACGAAAAGACCTTCCTCTGAGTGGATATGTGGAAGTACGCTATGATGATCCAGAGAAACGTGTGGTTTCTGAACCCATTGAGATGACCCAAGAATTTCGCTATTTCGATTCTGCGAGTCCTTGGGAACAGCGTAGCGACGGATAA
- the orf122c gene encoding hypothetical protein, translating into MALFDLLWHLNKSLPEAELESRGDPVRAINPVLITTYSCFYSLLAFSKGRAPHVEERKRRGVEVIIISVAMKAMKTNLLQISYTGCSIRNYSSFIVKSDCELRKQRPVVPSCNEPKWFSSGR; encoded by the coding sequence ATGGCTTTGTTCGATTTATTATGGCATTTGAACAAAAGTCTCCCCGAAGCAGAACTTGAAAGTAGAGGTGATCCGGTGCGTGCAATCAATCCCGTTCTTATTACAACCTACTCCTGTTTTTATTCATTACTTGCTTTCAGTAAAGGGAGAGCGCCTCACGTCGAAGAAAGAAAGCGTCGAGGAGTTGAGGTGATCATAATTTCAGTTGCAATGAAAGCAATGAAAACGAATTTACTTCAAATATCGTATACAGGATGTTCTATAAGAAATTATTCGTCTTTCATAGTGAAGTCGGATTGTGAATTGAGGAAGCAGCGCCCAGTAGTGCCCAGCTGTAATGAACCTAAATGGTTCAGCTCGGGTCGGTAA